AGAAAATGGATAGTAAGGACAATAGATATTTCTCAAAATGAATATAACTTTACAAAATGTTCAATTAAACTTGAATCTATAGATAATAAATTTAAATATGAATTATTAGGATCTTTAGAAGAAATTATTAGTTTACTAAAACAATGGGAAGTTCCAGCATAAAACTAGAGTATTTCTAGTTTTTTTTATAAGAAAAAATAAAAAAATAAGAAAAAATAATGAAAAAAAATTTTCACTCTATATTGAATATAGAGTGATTAAAATATAGTTGAAAGGTGAAAATGGATAATAAAATAACTTATGTAAGTCTATTTAGTAGTGCAGGAGTAGGATGCTACGGTTTTAAAGAAAATGGTTTTGAATGTGTAGCAACCTGTGAATTAATAGAATCTAGAATTAATATACAAAAATATAATGAAAAATGTAAATACGAATCAGGATATATTTTAGGAGATGTGTCAGATGAAATTATAAGAAATAAACTTTTTAAAGAAATAGATTTTTGGAAGATAAATGAAGGAATAAAAGGTATAGATGTTGTTATAGCAACACCTCCATGTCAGGGGATGTCTACTGCAAATTATAAAAAAAATAATGAAAAACATAGAAATAGTTTGGTTGTAGAAGCAATTAAAATTATTAATGAAATAAAACCTAAAGTATTTGTTTTTGAAAACGTTAGATCATTT
This genomic stretch from Streptobacillus felis harbors:
- a CDS encoding DNA cytosine methyltransferase; the protein is MDNKITYVSLFSSAGVGCYGFKENGFECVATCELIESRINIQKYNEKCKYESGYILGDVSDEIIRNKLFKEIDFWKINEGIKGIDVVIATPPCQGMSTANYKKNNEKHRNSLVVEAIKIINEIKPKVFVFENVRSF